TTGACCGCACAGAGTTGATTCTCGATATCTTCGCTACGAACGCCCGCAGTTCGGAATCGCGCCTGGCGGTGGAACTCGCACAGCTTGAGTACTCTTTGCCTCGCCTGAAGCGGATGTGGACGCACTTGTCGCGCATCAAGGCGGGCATCGGCATGCGTGGTCCGGGTGAAAAGCAATTGGAAGTGGACCGCCGATTGGTCGAAAAGCGAATTCACGACCTGCGCGAAGAACTGGGCGGCATCGAGCGCCGGAAAGAACGGCTCGTTGCTTCGCGCCACGACCGGTTGACCGTCTCGCTGGTGGGCTACACGAATGCCGGCAAGAGCACGCTGATGAACACGCTGACCGGCGCAGGTGTGCTGGCCGCGGACAAGTTGTTCGCCACGCTGGATACCCGCACGCGACGCTGGCAGCTCGACAACTGGGGCCCGGTGCTACTCAGCGACACCGTCGGCTTTATTCGTGATCTGCCGCACGGACTCGTCCACAGCTTTAAGGCGACGCTCGAAGAGGCCCGGCAAGCGGACCTGTTGCTGCACGTGGCCGATGCTTCGAACCCCGAAGTCTTCGACCAGATCTCGGCCGTCTACAAGGTACTGCAGGAATTGCACATCGAAGAGAAAGATACGGTCCTGGTTTTGAACAAGATTGACCGCGTCCATGACCGGAGCGATCTGGCCCGCATCTTTGCCCGCTATCCCAACGCGGTTTCGATTAGCGCGTCGAGTGGTGAAGGCTTGCGAAACTTGCAGCACGCGGTAAGCGAAGCACTCAGTCGCTCGTTCGCCGATCTCGATATCGAGGCCTCGGCCAGCGATGGTCGCCTGTTCGCCTTTTTGGCCGCACATGGAGAAATCCTGGAGCGATCGTATACCGAAGACGACCGGGTGATTATTCACTGCCGCTTGCCGCAGCGTCACTTGGGTGGCATTCGCCAGGAAGGTGTGACGATTCAGCCACATCAGAATCTGGTGCCTGCCGAAACGACGGAGTTTCTCGGCCTCATCGCCGGTGACGATGCCATCGAAGAAGTCGCCTAGTTATGGCGAGGCGCAAGCTGACGGGCCTGCATATTTTGCTAACCGGTGCCTCTAGTGGCATCGGCCGCGAGTTGGCGATTCAACTTATCGAACAGGGTGCCGATATAATTGCGGTTGCGCGCCGCGCCGATCGCTTGCAACAATTGGCAGACACCATTCAGCGGCCCGAGCAGTTTACTTATCTCGTTGCTGATGTAACGAACCCTGCTGATCGCCAGCGTGCAATTGCCGAATGCCAGCAGCGCTGGGGCGGGCTCGATGTGCTAATTAATAATGCCGGCAGCGGAGCCATCGGTCCCTTTTCAACTGCCGACGAAGCTCGCCTGCGTCGCGTGATGGAAGTGAACTTTTTCGCTCCGGTCGAACTCACCCGGCTCGCACTGCCGCTGCTGCGCCGCGGTACGCAGCCCATCATTGTGAACGTCAGCTCCGTACTCGCACATCGTGGCGTACCGCAAAAAACGGAGTACTGTGCGAGCAAGTTTGCTTTGCACGGCTTCAGCGATGCCCTCCGCGCTGAACTGGCGAAAGATAAGATCGACGTGCTGCTCGTTAGTCCGAGCACTACTGCGACCGAGTTCTTCGACAAGGTCGAAGGAGACTTACAGAAGCCACATGGTCGCTTTGGTGCACGTTCGGCGGCCTATGTTGCCAGTGCAGCGATTCGCGCCTTGCGCGCAGGACGGCACGAAGTGATTCTGTCGACTGGCGGCCGTCTACTTGTTTGGCTCGATCGCCTTTGCCCGCCATTGGCCGACCGGCTGGTCGCCTGGTGGGGCTGAGTTCGCTCTTGCGGTTGCTTGCTGTGGTTGCGGAGCAACTACGGGCGCACCGAGTTCAGCTTGAGGCTGCGCAGCAGGAGGCGGTGCGGGCATATTGGCGGCTGGTTTGCTGGGATCGACGATGGCAAACCTGGCTTCTGGGCGCAAGGGCGTCTCGTCGCTTTCTTCGAGCCAGGCAGTCAATGTTCTGCCTTTCCCCAACTTGATCGCCAGCACCCAGTGATCGTTCTGGCGAATGCGATGAAAGCGTCGGCCATCTTCACCGAACAACTGCGCAAGCCGCGGCAAGTTGCTGGAAAGGAGCAAACTTCCGTCGATATCGCGAGTCGCCCACGGCTGCTGGTCGCCGTTGACGAACTCGTCAAATGCACGCTGCGGATCGGCAATCGCTAACTGCTTTCCGCTATCGGCTTTTGCAACAGGAGCTTCGTCTTGCTTAAAGACGACGACTTTTGTATTGACCGAAACCTGCTCGGGCACGGTCTGCCGCTGTAACAACTTCAACGCCAGAATCATCTCACGTTGGAGCATCTCCATTTCCGGGCTGATATTGCTGGCCGGACGATAGATGGGCTGACCAGCAAGCGGCTCTCGTTGCCAACTCACAAATTGCGGTTCTAGTTGTGCAAACAGGCGATTCCCCTCATCGCCGGCAAACGAAGGCTGAACTTCACCCTGACTCGTTTTCACCAGGCCTTCGCCGGGACGACGTCGGGCGACATCCTGGGCGGAAGCGCGCAACATAGCGAAGAAGGCTGGCGCGTGTGAACTGTCTTCTCCTTCGAGCAGAAACTTGATCCGCGCGATTGATTCAGCCCGAACGTCTGCTGCGGGTGTGAGCACGTCCGGCTTCTCGCGGATCGCCCGCCACTGCTGACCGCCGATGTTTGCGGTTGTAGGCTTGGGAGCCACCCGTGCGAGAGCGTCCTCCGATTCGCCACGTTGAGCTAAATAGCCGGCAATTCCCTCAGCGACCCAGTCGGGATACTGCACATCGAGTTCGGTCGTGCGCAGAAATGCGAGCACCGTTGCTTCGCGCAGCCGCTCGGCCTGCTGGTCCAACGTTGGACCACCGGGTGTGACGTGCAGTGTGATCTGACTTTTCAGGCCGACCACATTCAGCGTGGTCAAAGGCGCATCGCGATCGCGAAGCGGTTCTTTGTCGATCACAATTTGCAACACGCCAATGCCGAAGCTGCGCTCGCGATGGACCTTAGTGAACTGATCGGCCAGGTCGCCTGCATCCTTCCAAGCCCGCGTGGCCTCGGCCGCAGCCCGCCGCGCGTCTTGAAGATTCGTGCCGCACACAATGTTCATATGGTCATTGAACAACTCCACGCCGCGATGCGTCCATCGTTCGGTGTACCGCGATTGATGCAATTCATCCCACATTCGTGGCCGCAAGTCCGCGACGCTTCGATAAACGCGTTCCTCCGCGTTACCTAGCTGGAAAGGAGTAACGAGCGGCGCGAGAGCAAGTCCACCGAAGGCGATGCACAGGTGCCAGTGACGCATTGATAGCAGTCGATAATGCCGCATGGATTGAACCCCGCGAAAGTGCTGGCAGTCGCCGACCAGAATTAGCCAATCGGAATGGCCGGTAATAGAGGTATCGACCAAATCAGCGTTGCGCTTCGCGCCGACTATAACGATTGTTCATAACTTTTCACTCACAGGCCAGGGTTTTGTCCCTGTGTTTTCGTCGCAGACGCGCTAATCGGGTCGACCCGCACAAGCGTTGTTGTGTGAATTACCGGCACAATTTCTCAATTGGATTGGTTGGGGGGTTCGATAGGAATGAGGCAGGGATTGGTCTGCGAGCGGAGGGCGCGGGGAATGCGCCGGAAGTTGGCAGTTCGAATGAGGACAACGAGAGTCGACAGCTGGGCAGAAGCTGGCCGGTGATTGGAAACGGCTGGCGGGTGGGGAGTGAGACTCGCAAGAGCATCGTTCCTGGCAGTGCCCGAGAGCAACCTGCAACGTAGTCAAGGACGACAGCTGAGCGCTGGCCGGGGACCCAAATTTTGGGAGGCACGCCGCTCAGAACATTTAGAGGGGGAAGGCGATGCTTGGATCGTCACGTAAACGTCGTGCGCGGAGCGCTCGTCGGTGGCAACGCTGGCTGGCGGCTTCGCTCTGCACGGCCAGCTTCCTGACCGGACACGTGCTGTTCGGACAGCAGCCGGGCACCTTAGCGCAGCGCAGCACCAAACCGCTGCAGCGTGTGGCCATCGAAGCCGCGCCCAGCGAACTCCCACCAGGCGAGAGCCAACCGGGATTGCCGCCGATTCTCGCCGGCTCGAACGTGCCGCGACCGGTGCGCCCCGCTCAAACGCCCGCGCTGTTGCCGCCGGTACCCCGGCAGACGCCGGCCACGAACACCTTAGCGCCCATCGTGGCAGCACCTGCAACGACGGCAGCGCCCCTCGCGTTTCCCGCCGGTGCGCCCAGTTCGGCCAGTCCTTGGATGCAAGACATCCGCCAACTGGTCGAGACCACGCCCGGCGTGAAGAGGCCAACACCAACGCCGAGCAATGCGGCTGCGACCAGTCCCACAACCAACAACCCAGCGCCGATTCTCTCGGCCAGTGAGTTGCCCCGACCCGGCAGCCAGATCAAGCCGGCCAGTGGCATCGACGGCGCCGAACAAGCGCGGACCGCTCAGTTCGATCGCGCTCCGGTCGAGCCAATCCAGTCCGCTGCTTCGCCCTTCGCACCAGCGCCGCTGCCCCAATCGCAGTTAGCGATTCCGCAGCTGTCGATTCCGCAGCCACCGCCGCTCGAGCCCGTCTCGCGCCAACCGCTGGCACTGCAGCCCGAAGCGCCGATCAACGCAGCGCCTATTCAAAATACCACGGCCAACCTGGCACCGAGCCAGCGCTTCCCGCTGGCTCCGACCAACGACGCGGCCCGGCCCTTCAACCAGCCAACGTTCAACCAACCGGCCGATTCGCAGACCATCGAGTTGCCTGTGCCGCGGGCTCCGCAGCCTGTGAACTTCGCTCAGCCCGCGCCGGTGCCACCCGCACCCCGGCCACTCAACCTGGCCCCGATGGCTGACCCCGTCGCGCCCCAGGAAGATGCGATGCGGCGCGCCAACAGCCCGTTCGAAGTCATTGATGAAACCGGTGCCGTTCAGGTCATGGTCCGCCGCAGCAAACTCCTTCGCACCAAGGTCGACATCTACCGCACGGCAGTCGTCGACGACTCGATCTGCGACATCGTCCAGTTCACACCTCGCGAAGTCTCGCTGATCGGCAAGAGCCAGGGCTCGACCCACATCACCTTCTGGTTCGACGACCCGGCCATGCAGCCCGTGACGTACCTGATTAAGGTCGTGCCCGACGTGGCGCAAGTGAAACAGACCGAAGACACCTACAAGATGCTGCAGGACGTCATCAACGAGATGTTCCCCGACAGCAAGATTCAACTCCTGCTCGTCGCCGACAAGCTGATCATTCGCGGCCAGGCCAAAGACAGCGAAGAGGCGGCTCAAATCGTCGCCCTCGTTCGCAGCCAGTCGAGCGGCGGCGGCAATGGTGCGGGCTTTGGCGGCGGCTTCGGTGGCGGTCTGAGCGAAGGGGCAGCTGCCCAAGTCCTCAGCGATAGTGCTACCGGCAGTTCGCAGCGCTCGCGGTTGCAAGTCATCAACATGCTCCGCGTCCCTGGCGTGCAGCAGGTGGCCCTGCGGGTGAAGATCGCCGAAATGAACCGTTCCGCGGCCCGCGGCATCGGCGTCGGCGTGCGAGGGAACATCAACTTCACCGACAATCCCGATGGGAGCCAACTCTTTCTGCAGTCGATGCTCAACGTCGTCGGCGGAGCGGGACCAGCGCTGCTCACACAACTCGACGGCGACGACATTCAAATCGGCGTTCGCTACCTGCAATCGCGGGGCGTGCTCCGCCTGCTCAGCGAACCAACGCTCGTCACGATGAGTGGTACACCCGCCACCTTCATCGCCGGTGGTGAGTTCGCTGTGCCGACCCTCGTCGGTTCGGCCGGCCTCAACGCGGTGACGACCGACTTCCGCGCCTTCGGTGCGATCATCAGCTTCATGCCGACGGTGGTCGATAAGGACCGCATTCGCTTGCAAGTCTCGCCCGAGTTCAGCCAGATCAACAGCCAGTTGACCGTGAACAACACGCCGGGGCTTAAGGTGCGAGCCGCGACCACGACCGTCGAAATGCGGGAAGGTCAGACGCTGGCCATCGCCGGCTTGCTCGAAGACAACATGACCGGCAACACGGTCGGCGATCTTCCCTTCCTGGCGAAGATCTTCGGCAATCGCGACATCGCCCGCAACGAAACGGAACTGCTGATCCTCGTCACACCCGAACTGGTGCAGGCGATGGAACCCGAAGAAGTGCCGCCACTGCCTGGCTTCGATATCACCGAGCCCACCAGTGCCCAGTTCTTCCTGCATGGCGACCTGGAAGGTAATCCGACCCAGGATTATCGCAGCACCGTCTGGCCACGCCTGAAGAAACGCTACGGTGCCGGCGGACCCGCCATGACCAGCGGACCGTTCGGACATGGGCAATAAGAGACAAGGAGGGGGTGAGTGGGTGACAAGGACACACTTGTCACCTTGTCACCTTGTCACCTTGTCTACAGACCAGCAGCACCACTCAACTCACACGCAACACTCAACCCGCAGAGTGACCCGCCATGAAACACACCATACTCTTCCTGACGATCCTCGGTGCGGCAGCCTTCAGCGGCTGCTGCTGGGACGAATTCGACCGCCAGGCCAGCTCGCATCGCGGCGGGCATTTCGGCAAGGCCTATGGCGCCCCGCCGCATGGACCGGCCTTCGATCGTCCCTTCCCGATTGGGCAGTCCACCGACTCGTTCTGGGAAACCCAGCAGACGAATGCCGAGGCGGCTGACTTCACGTTCTACGATCAGGAGTTCCGCGGTGATACCGCCGAACTCGGCCCCGGCGCGAAGAAGCACCTCGAGAGCGTGGCCCTGCGATTGGAACACGTGCCGTTCCCAATCGTCGTCGAAGAAAGCCGGCACAATGCCCGGCCACAACTCGACGAAGCACGCCGCAGGACCATCGTCATGCACTTGAACCGCATGGGCATCACCAACGCCGACGAACGAGTCGTCGTCGCCAATGCCTTCGCCGAAGGCTTCACCGCCATCGAAGCCGAGGACTCCTACTACAGCGGCATCCTCTCCGGCGGCTTCGGCGGCGGAGCAGGACGACGCTTCGGCGGCACCGGCGGTATGTACAGGTAAGTACGAGCAGCGGGCAACGCTAGTCTAGACCGTCACGCCGATTGCTGCCGCGCGACGGCGCAGCCCGTACTGAAAATAGTAGAAGGGAAAATCGGGCCGTTGTTCGGCGGCCCAACGGTAGGTTCCCAGGACCAACTCGGTCGTTAGCTTCTTTTGATCGACTAGCAGGACTACCGCTTCGACGAAAGCGAACTCTTCGGGCCGCCGGCACTTCAGCCCAGCATTCAAGCGGTCGGCCAGTGTGATCGGCTGTTGTGCCGACGCGAACGACACGCCCAATGACATTGCCACCAGCGCAACAATCGAGGCCAGCCAACTTCGACGGTGCATAAGCGTGATCTCTACGGGGTGCGAAACCATCCCAATTCCATGCTTGGGTTAAGTATTCGATTCACAGTCTGACAGCAAGATGAATTCTGACATTCGAGCCCCTCATGAACAGCGGGATGCCTATCCCGTTAGAGAACGCTAGCGGCGGCCAAATCCCGCCAAGTCGTTCTTTCAAAGGCCGACTCGATAAGCTGCGAAGTTCGGGGCCAGTTTGTCGGTAGGCGTGGATGTAGCGGACGATCTAAAAGTTCTCGCTATGCCGGTTTCGCCGGTTCGATGTGTTGTAAGAGTCGCAATAGATTTACCGGGACTTTCTTGCCCAGGCAGCTGGCAACGGTGCAAGCGGCAAGACGAGACCAGTCCCGGAAACTTGTCAGGGAGGGGAACATGAAATCGCTTTGGATCGCACTCGGAATCATGGGGATGATTCCGTTGCTGGCCGTGGCTCAATCGTCCACGCCCAGTCGTTCAATCATTCGCCCAGCCGGGTTTGGGAAATTCGCTCACGGCGGTTGCAGCACATGCTCGTCGCCGGCACCATCGTGCACCACTTGTGCACCCGGCTGTAGCACACCGATGCCTGCTCCGCCAATCGGCAACTGCTGCCCGCGGCCGTGCTTGCTCGAGAAGCTGCGACGTGGACTTCGCTCGCTCGATTGCTTGATTCCATGCAATCTGGGCTGCCGTTCCAAAGCTGCCTGCGGTTCATCGTGCAGCAGTTGCACCGCAAGTTGCCCAACCGCGTCATCGTGCACCTCGTGTTGCACAAAGACTCGGGCACACTTCTTCGCCTGCCGCAAACCGTCTTGCTGCAGCACCTGCGGAGACATCGGCTGTTCGACCGGCGTTCCCACCGAGATGATGGCTCCGCCGACTCCGATGCCAGACAATCCGTTCAAAGACGACAACATGCCGCCTCCGGGCCGCGACACCTATTACAAGCCGTACTGGAAGAAGAACAGCGCGACGCCAGATGTTATGGCCCCTGCCTCGCCTCGCATGCCCGCGAATCTTGATCCCTACGCCGTCGCGCCACCCGTCCACATCAAGGCCAAGCCGATTCGCATTGCTACCGGCAAGCCAGTTGCCAAGCCGTCACCCACGCCGGCAGTGCAGGCTGCTGACTACTCGGCAGTGAAGGTGGCTGCGGCCGTAGAAGTCGAAACGGTCTCGCTCACCATTGGCGATGACGAACCACCAGCTCCGCCGCAACTGCTCCCCATTAGCACTGTCGCGACGAGCCCTGTGAAGTACAGTCCAGCGAAGCACAGCACCGCGAGTCACTACGACAATTCGATTCCGGTGAATCCACTCCGTCGCTAAGCGATTCGGTCAGCTCGACTCCAAAACGATTGCATCTCAGTTGAGGTTCTCAGCTGGGATGTTTTCGTTTCTTGAAGCTAGGCAATTCGCAATGGCTGATAGACCTTCACTGCGGACCCTTCAGCGAGGAAGGCACTGCTGGCAGGGCTGCGGAGAGCCTCAGTCCAAGGATGGCCATAAAAGTGTGGCACATCACCGAGCCAGGGAAGCTGTTCTGCTTGCCAAACATTCCATGAAGGATGTTCCACTTCGTACTCCACGGTTCCACCGTCGCGCTGTCGACAGTAGCCCCAATAATGTTCGGCAATGAACTCTTCCAACGTACCAGCGGCCGGAAGTTGCTTCGGCCCCTGTGTTTTCACCTGAAGCCCCAGCCAACCGGCCGATGATTTCCAACCGTAACTGACGCTGTGCTGGGAACTTGTCGCGTCATCGGCTGTGATCGCAGGCAAGTCAACTTCGCTCCGCATGGCAAGCGAGACGTACGGCTCGTTGTAACACCAGCGAGCAACTGTTGCGATCGAGCGGCGGGGCACAAGTTCGCGGACAAAGCAGACACCTCGTCGCAGTTCGTGGCCAACCGAGCGTTTTACATAGAACCGCAGGTTCACCTCTTCAAAATTGACATGCCACGGCACCGTGCAGCCCAATAACTTCGTCTGGCGAAAGAGAAATCCAACCACGCTGACATAAGCCACGCCGCCAAAGAAGTCGAGCTCGGTTCCTTGGGGCACCAGTGGCTGAAGCAAGGTGGGATCGACGGCGAAGTTGATCATCGCCAAAGCCTGCCAACGAGCAGTGAGAAACACTCGCTTGCTGGGCGCAATGCGGGTGAT
Above is a window of Anatilimnocola aggregata DNA encoding:
- the hflX gene encoding GTPase HflX, with amino-acid sequence MQSLDRASGVAREKAILVRVVLQSESLNEQPLAELTGLAETAGAKIVGEMTQRRETPDMTTYLGRGKVGELKALAANLDADVAIFDNDLNPAQIRNLEQALGIKVLDRTELILDIFATNARSSESRLAVELAQLEYSLPRLKRMWTHLSRIKAGIGMRGPGEKQLEVDRRLVEKRIHDLREELGGIERRKERLVASRHDRLTVSLVGYTNAGKSTLMNTLTGAGVLAADKLFATLDTRTRRWQLDNWGPVLLSDTVGFIRDLPHGLVHSFKATLEEARQADLLLHVADASNPEVFDQISAVYKVLQELHIEEKDTVLVLNKIDRVHDRSDLARIFARYPNAVSISASSGEGLRNLQHAVSEALSRSFADLDIEASASDGRLFAFLAAHGEILERSYTEDDRVIIHCRLPQRHLGGIRQEGVTIQPHQNLVPAETTEFLGLIAGDDAIEEVA
- a CDS encoding SDR family NAD(P)-dependent oxidoreductase, translating into MARRKLTGLHILLTGASSGIGRELAIQLIEQGADIIAVARRADRLQQLADTIQRPEQFTYLVADVTNPADRQRAIAECQQRWGGLDVLINNAGSGAIGPFSTADEARLRRVMEVNFFAPVELTRLALPLLRRGTQPIIVNVSSVLAHRGVPQKTEYCASKFALHGFSDALRAELAKDKIDVLLVSPSTTATEFFDKVEGDLQKPHGRFGARSAAYVASAAIRALRAGRHEVILSTGGRLLVWLDRLCPPLADRLVAWWG
- a CDS encoding type II and III secretion system protein family protein; amino-acid sequence: MLGSSRKRRARSARRWQRWLAASLCTASFLTGHVLFGQQPGTLAQRSTKPLQRVAIEAAPSELPPGESQPGLPPILAGSNVPRPVRPAQTPALLPPVPRQTPATNTLAPIVAAPATTAAPLAFPAGAPSSASPWMQDIRQLVETTPGVKRPTPTPSNAAATSPTTNNPAPILSASELPRPGSQIKPASGIDGAEQARTAQFDRAPVEPIQSAASPFAPAPLPQSQLAIPQLSIPQPPPLEPVSRQPLALQPEAPINAAPIQNTTANLAPSQRFPLAPTNDAARPFNQPTFNQPADSQTIELPVPRAPQPVNFAQPAPVPPAPRPLNLAPMADPVAPQEDAMRRANSPFEVIDETGAVQVMVRRSKLLRTKVDIYRTAVVDDSICDIVQFTPREVSLIGKSQGSTHITFWFDDPAMQPVTYLIKVVPDVAQVKQTEDTYKMLQDVINEMFPDSKIQLLLVADKLIIRGQAKDSEEAAQIVALVRSQSSGGGNGAGFGGGFGGGLSEGAAAQVLSDSATGSSQRSRLQVINMLRVPGVQQVALRVKIAEMNRSAARGIGVGVRGNINFTDNPDGSQLFLQSMLNVVGGAGPALLTQLDGDDIQIGVRYLQSRGVLRLLSEPTLVTMSGTPATFIAGGEFAVPTLVGSAGLNAVTTDFRAFGAIISFMPTVVDKDRIRLQVSPEFSQINSQLTVNNTPGLKVRAATTTVEMREGQTLAIAGLLEDNMTGNTVGDLPFLAKIFGNRDIARNETELLILVTPELVQAMEPEEVPPLPGFDITEPTSAQFFLHGDLEGNPTQDYRSTVWPRLKKRYGAGGPAMTSGPFGHGQ
- a CDS encoding YqjF family protein — translated: MSQPVENDCLTPVRITRIAPSKRVFLTARWQALAMINFAVDPTLLQPLVPQGTELDFFGGVAYVSVVGFLFRQTKLLGCTVPWHVNFEEVNLRFYVKRSVGHELRRGVCFVRELVPRRSIATVARWCYNEPYVSLAMRSEVDLPAITADDATSSQHSVSYGWKSSAGWLGLQVKTQGPKQLPAAGTLEEFIAEHYWGYCRQRDGGTVEYEVEHPSWNVWQAEQLPWLGDVPHFYGHPWTEALRSPASSAFLAEGSAVKVYQPLRIA